Proteins from a single region of Methanoculleus taiwanensis:
- a CDS encoding DUF7123 family protein: protein MSTKDRIREKYNETQRKILYHLKSGIKTGKSYFKSKYIAKDLGLSPKEVGINLAILSEICDELDITRWSYSNSTTWRVTSRAS, encoded by the coding sequence ATGTCTACAAAGGACCGTATTCGGGAGAAGTACAACGAAACCCAGCGTAAAATACTGTATCATCTGAAATCAGGCATAAAGACGGGTAAGTCGTACTTCAAGTCCAAATATATCGCAAAGGATCTCGGGCTCTCGCCAAAAGAGGTCGGTATCAACCTTGCGATCCTCTCGGAGATCTGCGATGAGCTCGATATCACGCGCTGGAGTTACTCAAATAGCACCACATGGCGGGTGACCTCCCGGGCATCATAA